Proteins encoded together in one Ipomoea triloba cultivar NCNSP0323 chromosome 4, ASM357664v1 window:
- the LOC116017609 gene encoding BTB/POZ and MATH domain-containing protein 2-like, whose amino-acid sequence MRRAETETNDRLSPPATASTSITETVNGSHDFMITGYSLSKGIGIGKYVTSDTFVVGGFSWAIYFYPDGKSVEDNATYVSLFIALASEGTDVRALFELTLIDQSGKEMHKVHSHFGRALESGPYTLKYRGSMWGYKRFYKRTTLESSDYLKDDCLQVHCCVGVVRSRTEGPKTYAISVPPSDIGLHFGQLLESGKGTDVNFEVNGETFAAHKLVLSARSPVFRAQLFGPMKDQNTSIEVEDMEAPVFKALLHFIYWDVLPDMEELTGMNSMWASTLMAQHLLAASDRYGLDRLRLLCEANLCEDVTINTVATTLALAEQHHCFQLKSVCLKFIALPENLRAVMQTNGFEYLKESCPHVLTELLEYVARVNEHPAIASKLLKEAIQDGSDTNGRRVKQRL is encoded by the exons ATGAGGAGGGCTGAGACAGAAACCAATGACAGGCTCTCGCCGCCGGCGACTGCTTCCACGTCGATCACTGAGACGGTGAATGGCTCACACGATTTTATGATCACTGGGTACTCGCTGTCGAAGGGGATTGGGATCGGAAAGTACGTGACCTCCGATACGTTCGTGGTGGGTGGATTTTCTTGGGCAATCTATTTCTATCCCGACGGGAAGAGCGTAGAGGACAATGCTACCTACGTATCTCTTTTCATTGCTCTTGCGAGCGAGGGGACGGATGTGAGGGCGCTTTTTGAATTGACGCTTATTGACCAGAGCGGCAAGGAGATGCATAAGGTTCATAGCCATTTCGGCAGGGCGTTGGAGAGCGGCCCTTACACTCTTAAATACCGTGGAAGCATGTG GGGATATAAAAGATTTTACAAAAGAACGACTCTTGAATCGTCAGACTACCTGAAAGATGATTGCCTTCAAGTTCATTGCTGTGTTGGGGTTGTTAGGTCTCGCACTGAGGGGCCTAAGACCTACGCTATATCTGTACCGCCATCAGACATTGGCTTGCACTTTGGGCAGCTTCTGGAAAGTGGAAAGGGGACTGATGTGAACTTTGAAGTTAATGGAGAGACCTTTGCAGCTCACAAATTGGTACTTTCTGCCCGGTCACCGGTGTTTAGAGCACAACTTTTTGGTCCAATGAAGGATCAAAACACGAGCATTGAAGTTGAAGATATGGAGGCCCCTGTTTTTAAG GCTCTCCTGCATTTTATATACTGGGATGTGTTGCCTGATATGGAAGAACTTACGGGTATGAACTCAATGTGGGCTTCCACCTTGATGGCTCAGCATCTACTTGCAGCTTCTGATCGGTATGGTTTAGACAGGCTTAGGTTGCTCTGTGAGGCTAATTTGTGCGAGGACGTGACCATTAATACTGTTGCAACAACTTTAGCCTTAGCTGAACAACACCATTGCTTCCAGCTGAAGTCTGTCTGTCTCAAATTCATTGCTTTGCCTGAAAACCTTAGAG CTGTCATGCAGACAAATGGTTTTGAATACTTGAAAGAAAGCTGTCCTCATGTCCTAACAGAACTGTTGGAGTATGTGGCGAGGGTGAATGAGCACCCCGCGATTGCAAGCAAGCTGTTAAAAGAAGCTATCCAAGATGGGAGTGACACTAATGGTAGGCGTGTGAAACAGAGACTATAG
- the LOC116017114 gene encoding endo-1,3;1,4-beta-D-glucanase-like, protein MSGPQCCENPPTLDPSAGVGSVVELGGLNSYVTGSSNSNLAIILASDVFGYEAPNLRKIADKVAANGYYVVVPDFFYGDPFVSGSQPMDDWLQEHGTDKGFEDAKSVIAALKSKGISSIGAAGYCWGAKPVVQLAQSKDYIEAAVLLHPSFVTVDDIKEVKVPIAILGAELDQLTSPEIIKEFEEILSSQSEVDYFVKIFPGVDHGWTIRYNDEDENAVQSAEEAYQDMLNWFIKNIKN, encoded by the exons ATGTCTGGGCCTCAGTGCTGTGAGAATCCACCCACTTTGGATCCAAGCGCCGGGGTTGGGTCCGTGGTGGAGCTGGGTGGCCTCAACTCATATGTTACAGGTTCTTCCAATTCCAACCTCGCTATCATCCTTGCCTCCGACGTTTTTG GTTATGAAGCTCCAAATCTCAG GAAAATAGCTGACAAAGTTGCAGCTAATGGATATTATGTTGTGGTTCCTGATTTCTTCTATGGAGATCCCTTTGTTTCTGGCAGCCAGCCCATGGATGACTGGCTTCAAGAGCATGGAACA GACAAGGGATTTGAAGACGCGAAATCTGTAATTGCTGCTCTAAAGAGTAAAGGAATCTCTTCGATAGGCGCTGCAGGGTACTGCTGGGGTG CTAAGCCAGTTGTGCAGCTGGCTCAGTCCAAGGATTATATTGAAGCTGCAGTTTTATTGCACCCATCATTTGTTACAGTGGATGATATCAAGG AGGTGAAGGTTCCTATTGCTATTTTGGGGGCTGAACTTGACCAACTAACTTCACCAGAGATTATTAAAGAATTTGAAGAGATCCTTTCATCACAATCTGAG GTGGATTACTTTGTGAAAATCTTCCCTGGTGTTGACCATGGATGGACCATAAGGTACAATGATGAAGATGAGAACGCTGTGCAGAGTGCTGAAGAAGCCTATCAAGACATGTTGAATTGGTTTATTAAGAACATTAAGAACTAA
- the LOC116017180 gene encoding uncharacterized protein LOC116017180 — MKRKPKTPKEASAGKAMENGKITLSKPSSPASKKTASNYISSDVRRSGRLQKIVSSAGNKRAAKEVDLTDNKVEEEGPRAEKVNSHHSEEQGGITELALETDRGDGKNEEVQLVEPYNANPTEEQIGMEEKIDYLYQTAKELKAKAAKRSVPSGTTCEDLKYKNLYIESQKKVESLTQDNIQLVKDLANSRGKNEAYEKIINDFTGKEMIVLANFERAAETVLNLSEDALKKSYAVKNASSLQPKAAAPSVAQDANKKSSADTDAPNPSPQPKITHTNAPAAARNSKRKKTSQ; from the exons ATGAAGAGGAAGCCCAAGACTCCAAAAGAAGCTTCAGCAGGCAAG GCCATGGAAAATGGCAAAATAACGCTTTCAAAGCCCTCGAGCCCGGCCTCAAAGAAGACAGCATCCAATTACATTAGTTCTGATGTTAGACGATCTGGTCGGCTTCAAAAGATAGTCTCATCTGCTGGGAACAAGCGTGCTGCTAAGGAAGTTGATCTTACTGATAACAAAGTGGAAGAGGAGGGGCCACGTGCTGAGAAAGTTAATTCCCATCACTCTGAGGAGCAGGGAGGGATCACTGAACTTGCGTTGGAGACTGATCGTGGTGATGGAAAAAACGAGGAGGTGCAGCTTGTGGAGCCATATAACGCCAATCCAACTGAGGAACAGATAGGCATGGAAGAGAAAATCGACTACCTGTACCAGACAGCAAAAGAGCTAAAAGCTAAG GCTGCCAAAAGGTCGGTACCAAGTGGAACTACATGTGAAGACCTCAAATACAAGAACTTGTATATTGAATCGCAGAAAAAG GTTGAATCATTAACCCAGGATAACATTCAGCTAGTCAAGGATTTGGCAAACTCCCGTGGCAAAAACGAAGCT TATGAGAAAATTATTAATGATTTCACGGGAAAGGAAATGATCGTTTTGGCAAATTTTGAACGAGCTGCTGAAACTGTCCTAAACCTATCTGAAGACGCACTAAAGAAAAGTTATGCAGTCAAAAACGCTTCTTCTCTTCAGCCAAAGGCTGCTGCGCCTAGTGTAGCTCAAGACGCAAACAAGAAAAGCAGTGCAGATACTGATGCTCCTAATCCTTCGCCTCAACCAAAGATCACGCACACAAACGCTCCTGCTGCAGCAAGAAATTCCAAAAGGAAGAAAACCTCTCAATAG
- the LOC116017117 gene encoding small nuclear ribonucleoprotein SmD1a — MKLVRFLMKLNNETVSIELKNGTVVHGTITGVDVSMNTHLKTVKLTPKGKNPVTMDHLSVRGNNIRYYILPDSLNLETLLVEETPRVKPKKPTAGRPLGRGRGRGRGRGRGRGR, encoded by the exons ATGAAGCTCGTCag GTTTTTGATGAAATTGAACAATGAGACTGTCTCCATCGAGCTCAAAAACGGCACCGTCGTTCATGGAACTATCACTG GTGTTGATGTCAGCATGAACACACACTTGAAGACTGTAAAGCTTACACCAAAAGGGAAGAATCCCGTGACAATGGATCACCTGAGTGTTAGGGGTAACAACATTCGTTATTACATACTGCCTGACAGTTTAAATCTCGAGACTTTGCTGGTGGAAGAAACACCTAGGGTGAAGCCAAAAAAGCCCACTGCTG GACGACCATTGGGGAGAGGGCGAGGACGAGGGCGCGGGCGTGGCCGTGGGCGAGGTCGCTAG
- the LOC116016957 gene encoding probable aspartic proteinase GIP2: MATSSIIQFLSFSLLLFLCSSFAQTSFRPKALVVPVTKHAPTLQYLTTINQRTPLVPVSLVVHLGGEFLWVDCDNNYVSSSYRPVRCRSAQCSLATKNTACGDCFSGPRPGCNNNTCGVFPHNPITRTSTSGELAEDVVSVKSTNGFNPGKAAEVSRFIFSCAPTSLLEGLANGAVGMAGLGRTRVGVPSQFSAAFSFHRKFAVCLSSSTGVIFFGDGPYHFLQNVEASQLLTYTPLLINPVSTAGVFTAGTPSADYFIGVKSIQVEDKAVALNTSLLKIDSQGNGGTKISTVDPYTILETSIFKAVTKAFIKAAAARNITRVAAVKPFEVCFSPDNVLATRLGASVPWITLVLQGQSASWTITGSNSMVDLRDSGKNALCLAVLDGGVEPRTSIVIGGYQLENNLLQFDLATSRLGFSSTLLGRQTTCANFNFTSNA; the protein is encoded by the coding sequence ATGGCCACTTCTTCCATTATCCAATTCTTATCCTTCTCTCTCCTTCTCTTTCTCTGCTCCTCTTTTGCCCAAACCTCCTTTCGCCCTAAAGCTCTCGTCGTGCCCGTCACTAAACACGCTCCCACTCTCCAATACCTTACCACAATCAACCAAAGAACGCCCCTCGTCCCGGTGAGCCTCGTCGTGCATTTAGGCGGCGAGTTTCTGTGGGTTGACTGCGACAACAACTACGTTTCCTCGTCTTACCGCCCGGTCCGGTGCCGGTCCGCGCAATGCTCCCTGGCCACGAAGAACACCGCCTGCGGGGATTGTTTCTCCGGGCCTAGGCCCGGGTGTAACAATAACACCTGCGGCGTTTTTCCGCATAATCCCATTACCCGGACTTCCACTAGCGGCGAGCTGGCGGAGGATGTTGTGTCGGTTAAGTCAACTAACGGGTTTAATCCGGGAAAAGCGGCGGAAGTTTCGCGTTTCATTTTCTCTTGTGCGCCGACCTCGCTTTTGGAAGGGCTGGCTAACGGGGCGGTGGGAATGGCGGGTCTAGGGCGGACACGTGTCGGAGTCCCGTCGCAATTCTCCGCCGCCTTTAGCTTCCATCGGAAATTCGCCGTCTGCCTATCGTCGTCCACCGGCGTCATCTTCTTCGGCGACGGGCCCTACCATTTCCTGCAAAACGTGGAGGCGTCGCAGCTCTTGACGTACACTCCGCTTCTGATCAACCCCGTCAGCACCGCCGGAGTTTTCACCGCCGGCACACCCTCGGCGGATTACTTCATCGGCGTCAAGTCAATCCAAGTCGAAGACAAAGCCGTAGCGTTAAACACGTCACTGCTTAAAATCGACAGCCAAGGCAACGGAGGGACAAAAATCAGCACCGTCGATCCTTACACTATTCTAGAAACTTCCATCTTCAAAGCCGTGACAAAAGCCTTCATCAAAGCCGCCGCCGCGAGAAACATCACCAGAGTGGCGGCGGTTAAGCCGTTTGAGGTCTGTTTCAGCCCCGACAACGTTCTTGCCACGCGACTCGGGGCGTCGGTGCCGTGGATCACTCTTGTTCTGCAAGGGCAGAGCGCGAGCTGGACGATCACCGGGTCGAATTCCATGGTGGATCTAAGGGATTCCGGGAAGAATGCGCTGTGCCTTGCAGTGTTGGACGGCGGCGTAGAGCCTAGAACTTCCATTGTTATCGGCGGTTACCAGTTGGAAAACAATCTTTTGCAGTTTGACCTGGCAACCTCCAGATTGGGTTTCAGCTCGACGCTGCTAGGAAGACAGACAACCTGCGCCAACTTCAATTTCACATCCAATGCTTAA